The stretch of DNA CATTTGATCGACCTACAACGAGTCGAACACCGACGCTTTCGCCGGCAGCGCTGGGTGATCAAGGACCTGGCCCAATTGGCTTATTCGGCGCCGCGCGACCGCGTGAGCTGCACCCAGCGATTGGCCTTCATCAAGCGTTACCTCGGTACCACGCGATTGCAGCCGCGGCACAAACGGTTCATTCGCCGGATCCTGGCGAAACAGCACCGCATGGAGCGCAGCGAGGGATTGCACCCATGAACGCGTCCATCAGCCGCCCGGCAGTTCGACAGCGACGGATCGGGCTGGTGCTCGACCGGTTCGATCCGCGCCGGGGCGGAGTCGAGCAGTGGACGTACCAGTACGTCCGGTTCCTGCTGGCGGCGGGACACGAAGTGCACGCGTTGGCCCGCGATTTCGCGCCCGCGATTGCCGCTAGTGGCTGCCATGTGCATCGCCTCGAAGCGCCGCGATCGCGGCTGGCGCTGGCTGCCGAGGCCGAGCGCCAATTGCGGCGGCTCCGGCTCGACGTCGTACACGACACCGGCACCGGTTGGTACTGCGACGTCTTTCAACCACACGGCGGCTCGCGCCGCGCCAGCTTCGAACAGAACCTGCTGCTGACCGCCCCGTGGCAGCGTTCGCTGAAACGCGCGGCCGCGGCCTGGTTGCCGCGCTATCGCGAGTTTCGTGCCCTGGCCGCGCGCCAGTTGGCCGACGACGGCCGGCTCGTGCTGGCCCTCTCGCGGCGCGTGGCCGATGACCTGATGCGCTACGACGGCGTAACGCCTGAGCGGATACGCATCGTCTACAACGGCGTCGATACGGCCCGGTTCTCCCCGTCGCATCGCGAGCGGCACCGGCAACTCGTTCGCGCGCGGCTGGAAATCGGCCCCGAGGAAGTCGTGCTGCTGATCGTCGCGCACAACTTTCGGCTCAAGGGCGTGCCCACGCTGCTCGCGGCTGCAATGTCCGCGCGGCGCGCCGGCCGGCCGGCGCGGGTCGTGGTCGTCGGCGGCAAGGCCCCGCGCACGGGCAACACCGACGGCATCACCTTCGTCGGCCCGGTCGACGATTGCGTGCCCTACTACGCCGCCGCC from Pirellulales bacterium encodes:
- a CDS encoding glycosyltransferase family 4 protein, which translates into the protein MNASISRPAVRQRRIGLVLDRFDPRRGGVEQWTYQYVRFLLAAGHEVHALARDFAPAIAASGCHVHRLEAPRSRLALAAEAERQLRRLRLDVVHDTGTGWYCDVFQPHGGSRRASFEQNLLLTAPWQRSLKRAAAAWLPRYREFRALAARQLADDGRLVLALSRRVADDLMRYDGVTPERIRIVYNGVDTARFSPSHRERHRQLVRARLEIGPEEVVLLIVAHNFRLKGVPTLLAAAMSARRAGRPARVVVVGGKAPRTGNTDGITFVGPVDDCVPYYAAADIYVQPTYYDPCSLVVLEALASGLPVITSRFNGAGELLVRGREGDLLDDPGSPEELLQALEPLWDAGNRARYGQAARALACEHTLRRNCQEILAVYDELPGGTRQAA